One Sulfurihydrogenibium subterraneum DSM 15120 DNA segment encodes these proteins:
- a CDS encoding helix-turn-helix domain-containing protein: protein MEIYKILKSEREKRKLSIDQLSEEVEIPVYILEKLENDENYATKDPYGKLYAKKVLKFFNIDIPQEEKQIVLEESPKINLKILNPIVKILPHTFTLIILTLFIYANANFFSKSADITVNQKSEKLESSSNPVDQDQKIIDSITLVSEGDVWITISVDGEKSIINLKEGESKTIHFNNKIVFETIGSADKLKIIYDGKEVKISGREIVHNVFVDSEGIFYNGYNVLRGVPKI from the coding sequence GTGGAAATTTATAAAATTCTAAAGTCAGAGAGGGAAAAAAGAAAACTAAGTATAGACCAGTTATCAGAAGAAGTTGAGATTCCAGTATATATATTAGAAAAGTTAGAAAATGATGAAAACTACGCAACAAAAGACCCTTACGGAAAATTATACGCAAAAAAGGTACTAAAATTCTTTAATATAGACATTCCTCAAGAAGAAAAACAGATAGTTTTAGAAGAGAGTCCTAAAATAAACTTAAAAATATTAAACCCAATAGTTAAAATTTTGCCTCATACTTTTACATTAATAATATTAACCCTCTTTATCTATGCAAACGCAAACTTCTTTTCAAAAAGTGCAGATATTACAGTAAATCAAAAGTCAGAAAAGCTCGAAAGTTCATCTAATCCTGTCGACCAAGACCAAAAAATTATAGACAGTATTACCCTTGTATCAGAAGGAGACGTGTGGATTACTATCTCTGTTGACGGAGAAAAAAGTATAATCAATCTAAAAGAAGGAGAAAGTAAAACAATTCACTTTAACAACAAAATAGTATTTGAAACTATAGGAAGTGCAGATAAGTTAAAGATAATATACGATGGAAAAGAAGTTAAAATATCAGGAAGAGAGATTGTTCACAATGTTTTTGTTGACTCAGAAGGTATTTTTTACAATGGATATAATGTTTTAAGAGGTGTTCCTAAGATTTGA